Proteins encoded together in one Plutella xylostella chromosome 17, ilPluXylo3.1, whole genome shotgun sequence window:
- the LOC105388515 gene encoding lipase 1, with amino-acid sequence MRLLLILCCITVTWGGPSPHADLVQKYVESEYGGRFSNNIIADALTDVPGLISRYNYPVEVHTVTTPDGYVLQMHRIPHGRDRNNRPGNKTAVFLQHGMLSSSADYVIVGPENSLAYRLAEEGYDVWMGNARGNYYSRKHTHLDPDDRSNLDFWRFSWEEIGSIDMPTCIDYILDLKGHKKLHFVGFSQGGTVFLVMGALRPEYSDKIISFQGLAPASYFVNNEYGFIQAIAPYEKVLMVLAADAGIGEFLGRSNIFTALGIAACSDQSFLQPLCLAVPILGNSFQRLNATMLPAYIGHAPAGMSIRQLAHYGQSINNKSFRRYDLGLAGNMQNYGQFYPPEYDLSGITCPSYIHYSYRDKLVNYRDVELMSTKLGGPVTMYPVEDRLFTHLDFCWGVDQVKMYHGNVLEGMRLAENL; translated from the exons ATGAGGTTGTTGTTAATTCTGTGTTGTATAACGGTGACATGGGGAGGTCCATCCCCGCACGCAGATTTGGTCCAAAAGTACGTTGAGTCGGAGTACGGGGGGAGGTTTTCGAACAATATCATCGCGGATGCTTTGACAGATGTG CCCGGCCTGATCTCTCGCTACAACTACCCGGTGGAGGTCCACACAGTAACCACCCCCGACGGCTACGTGCTGCAGATGCACCGGATCCCGCACGGCAGAGACAGGAACAACCGGCCCGGGAACAAGACCGCAGTCTTCCTGCAACATGGCATGCTGTCGTCGTCGGCGGATTATGTTATTGTGGGACCGGAGAATTCTTTGG CGTATCGGCTAGCCGAAGAAGGCTACGACGTCTGGATGGGAAACGCCCGAGGCAACTACTACTCCAGAAAACACACACATCTGGACCCTGACGACAGATCCAACCTGGACTTCTGGCGGTTCTCCTGGGAAGAAATAGGATCCATCGACATGCCCACCTGTATCGACTATATCTTGGACCTGAAGGGACATAAGAAGCTACATTTCGTTGGCTTCTCCCAAGGCGGGACTGTGTTTCTAGTTATGGGTGCGTTGAGGCCTGAGTACAGTGACAAAATCATATCGTTCCAAGGTCTTGCGCCGGCGTCGTATTTTGTAAACAATGAATATGGATTCATTCAGGCGATCGCACCGTATGAGAAAGTTCTCATG GTGCTAGCAGCAGACGCGGGCATCGGCGAGTTCCTCGGCCGCAGCAACATCTTCACCGCACTCGGGATCGCGGCGTGCAGCGACCAGTCCTTCCTGCAGCCGCTGTGCCTCGCCGTGCCCATCCTGGGGAACAGCTTCCAGAGACTCAATGCG ACAATGCTACCAGCCTACATAGGCCACGCGCCGGCCGGCATGTCCATCCGCCAACTGGCCCACTACGGGCAGAGCATCAACAACAAATCCTTCCGGAGATACGACCTCGGCCTAGCCGGAAACATGCAGAACTATGGCCAGTTCTACCCACCAGAATACGACCTTAGCGGTATCACCTGCCCGTCTTACATACATTATTCCTACCGTGATAAATTGGTGAACTATCGGGATGTAGAACTGATGAGTACGAAGCTTGGGGGACCGGTTACGATGTATCCTGTTGAGGACAGGTTGTTCACACATTTGGACTTCTGCTGGGGCGTGGACCAGGTGAAAATGTACCATGGAAATGTACTTGAAGGCATGCGATTGGCTGAGAATTTATAG
- the LOC105394377 gene encoding lipase 1 has protein sequence MVVRGYSKMKAVLVLLAACVAAAAAGRSPNADLVMEYMELKGHQPGARYSNNIIADALADVPDLIARYNYPVEQHFVTTSDGYILQMHRIPHGRDRNNQPGDRTAVYLLHGMMQSSADWVLMGPGEGLAYTLAEEGYDVWIGNTRGNYYSRNHTTLDPDDKNSLRFWQFSWDEMGSIDLPASIDYILNLKGHSKLHYVGFSQGSTVFTVMGSIRPEYNAKIISYQGVAPAVLSENNEENPINWVANYEGILMILANRYGIGELGARSPLFTWLGLALCSEESPVHPLCLSVATMEETVARLNATMIPVFIGHGPAGVSVRQMGHYAQCIAKGFRRYDYGLIGNLATYGTRQPPFYNLKFITAPTYLHYSLNDQRVNYLDVYLLGERISSPVKYYQVADEKWSHLDFAWGSNQVEMYQKNVISAMREAEAL, from the exons ATGGTAGTTAGAGGATATTCGAAGATGAAGGCTGTGTTGGTTCTATTGGCCGCgtgcgtggcggcggcggcggcggggcgctcCCCCAACGCTGATCTGGTGATGGAATACATGGAGCTGAAGGGACACCAGCCTGGGGCCAGGTACTCCAACAACATCATCGCTGATGCTTTGGCTGACGTg CCGGACCTGATCGCCCGCTACAACTACCCGGTAGAGCAGCACTTCGTGACTACCTCCGACGGCTACATCCTGCAGATGCACCGCATCCCGCACGGCCGAGACAGGAACAACCAACCAGGAGACCGCACCGCCGTGTACCTGCTGCACGGCATGATGCAGTCCTCCGCTGATTGGGTGCTCATGGGGCCTGGGGAAGGACTGG CCTACACCCTCGCCGAGGAAGGCTACGACGTGTGGATCGGCAACACGCGCGGGAACTACTACTCCAGAAACCACACGACCCTGGACCCTGACGACAAGAACTCCCTGAGGTTCTGGCAGTTCAGCTGGGACGAGATGGGCTCCATCGACCTGCCCGCTTCCATCGACTACATCCTCAACCTCAAGGGACATTCTAAGCTGCACTACGTTGGATTCTCTCAAGGAAGCACTGTCTTTACCGTGATGGGTTCCATCAGGCCTGAGTACAACGCCAAGATCATTTCGTACCAGGGGGTCGCTCCTGCTGTGCTGTCTGAGAACAATGAGGAGAACCCCATCAACTGGGTCGCTAATTATGAAGGCATCTTGATG ATCCTGGCCAACCGCTACGGCATCGGCGAGCTCGGCGCCCGCAGCCCCCTCTTCACCTGGCTCGGCCTGGCGCTATGCAGCGAGGAGTCCCCAGTGCACCCGCTGTGTCTGTCGGTGGCCACCATGGAGGAGACTGTTGCTAGGCTGAACGCG ACCATGATCCCCGTGTTCATCGGGCACGGCCCGGCCGGCGTCTCCGTGCGTCAGATGGGCCACTACGCGCAGTGCATCGCCAAGGGGTTCCGTCGCTACGACTACGGACTCATCGGGAACCTCGCCACGTACGGGACCCGCCAGCCTCCCTTCTACAACCTGAAGTTCATCACCGCCCCTACTTACCTTCACTACTCGCTCAATGACCAACGAGTGAACTATCTGGATGTATACCTGCTTGGAGAGCGGATCAGCTCGCCAGTGAAGTACTACCAGGTGGCTGATGAGAAGTGGTCTCACCTGGACTTTGCTTGGGGCAGCAACCAGGTGGAGATGTATCAGAAGAATGTGATCAGTGCCATGAGAGAGGCTGAGGCGCTGTGA
- the LOC105388513 gene encoding lipase 3, which yields MPAERVTHTRPHEASNMRLILLLCLCAARAQSYNPFFDVFITNSVEEDTTETINTFFTDSTTKMRAFLDGQRNKVEKVWSSSYESAVKMKDSVQSFVDEKQKKMTEDFTSYVESVKESSRKVVDNWSFLPTADEVGARLDNPPAALSVPAIIARNGYPCETHTVVSEGYILNVHRIPRAFGTDTPSKTVLLQHGLFASSADWILNGPEKGLAYTLADAGYDVWMANIRGNKYSREHAWLKTDSKSYWNFSWHDVAQHDVPAIIDYIMKLKGSGTKITYIGHSMGTTILFAMLTLRPEYNKILSSGIALAPVVFNTDVKSPLKVLAPIASHIAYTEMLYGSHEFIPKNSALGKLTSSCDASNPDSSMCKNVMFYICGHDEQQFNKLVMPVFLAHLGTGTSWKTALHFAQEAVAGGKFQQFDYGYNNQKVYGTDNPPEYDLSKVTLPITLFWAQNDLLSSEKDVKLLYEKLPKKTTRMYLVPFPEFNHLDYLWAVDAPTLLNNKILEFLQKT from the coding sequence ATGCCGGCCGAGCGAGTCACACACACACGGCCGCACGAGGCGTCCAACATGAGACTCATTCTGCTACTGTGTCTGTGCGCGGCGCGAGCTCAATCCTACAACCCGTTTTTCGACGTTTTTATCACCAACAGCGTTGAAGAGGACACGACCGAAACGATAAACACGTTCTTCACCGACTCTACGACCAAAATGAGAGCGTTTCTAGACGGACAGCGCAACAAAGTGGAGAAAGTGTGGAGCTCGAGCTACGAGAGCGCCGTCAAGATGAAGGACTCCGTGCAGAGCTTCGTCGACGAGAAACAGAAGAAGATGACCGAGGACTTCACCAGCTACGTGGAGTCGGTGAAGGAGAGCAGCCGGAAGGTGGTGGACAACTGGTCCTTCCTGCCGACGGCGGACGAGGTGGGCGCGCGCCTGGACAACCCGCCCGCCGCGCTGTCCGTGCCCGCCATCATCGCGCGCAACGGCTACCCCTGCGAGACCCACACCGTCGTCTCCGAGGGATACATCCTCAACGTGCACCGCATACCGCGCGCCTTCGGCACCGACACTCCGTCGAAAACCGTCCTACTCCAGCACGGATTATTCGCCAGCTCGGCGGACTGGATCCTGAACGGGCCAGAGAAAGGTCTCGCCTACACACTGGCCGATGCCGGCTACGACGTCTGGATGGCTAACATCAGAGGGAACAAGTACTCCAGGGAGCACGCGTGGCTGAAGACTGACTCCAAGAGCTACTGGAACTTCTCCTGGCATGACGTGGCGCAGCACGACGTCCCCGCCATCATCGACTACATCATGAAACTGAAAGGCAGCGGCACTAAGATCACGTACATCGGCCACTCGATGGGGACCACGATCCTGTTTGCTATGCTGACGCTACGACCGGAATACAACAAGATATTGAGTTCGGGTATAGCTCTAGCGCCTGTCGTCTTCAACACGGACGTCAAGTCTCCGTTGAAGGTGTTAGCTCCGATAGCGAGTCACATTGCGTATACGGAGATGTTGTACGGTTCGCACGAGTTCATCCCGAAGAACTCTGCTCTAGGGAAGCTGACTAGCTCGTGCGACGCCAGCAACCCTGATTCATCGATGTGCAAGAACGTGATGTTCTACATCTGCGGGCACGACGAGCAGCAGTTCAACAAGCTGGTGATGCCGGTGTTCCTGGCGCACCTCGGCACGGGCACCTCGTGGAAGACGGCGCTGCACTTCGCGCAGGAGGCGGTCGCCGGCGGCAAGTTCCAGCAGTTCGACTACGGATACAACAACCAGAAAGTCTACGGCACAGACAATCCGCCAGAGTACGATCTGAGCAAGGTAACTCTGCCGATAACCTTGTTCTGGGCGCAGAATGACCTTCTGTCCAGTGAGAAGGACGTCAAGCTGCTATATGAGAAGCTCCCGAAGAAGACGACTCGCATGTACTTGGTGCCATTCCCCGAGTTCAACCATTTAGACTATCTGTGGGCCGTGGATGCTCCGACGCTCCTGAACAATAAGATATTGGAATTTTTGCAAAAGACGTAA